One window of Sardina pilchardus chromosome 2, fSarPil1.1, whole genome shotgun sequence genomic DNA carries:
- the LOC134073792 gene encoding phosphatase and actin regulator 1-like isoform X1 codes for MFKSASYPMADPAPTIMHGSWFTTGYRDNATTTPAGVFVEKPKKKGFCLVKMMSLNHKKETNNHQHHNNNMPFMIHCHIGKEIKHICSNCSRGNDTQDAEEVERLSAMRSESLVPGTHTPPIRRRSKFATIGRLFKPWKWRKKKSDKFKQTSAALERKMSMRQSREELIKRGVLKEIFEKASIDFRPSMEGSVCPQDSLKQTVILPPKKSVAFTGDVQDTPPKPPLFHKQPPALPPKPFSRLPNHNTDSCHPSKMSCMVGKLSPPLPPKKVMICIPPGGLDSSSSSMPLTTFTQKCPPQGLSQHHATMGCHPHQHQHQHQHPHPLSGHPYSHQLQYGTMPAGLHPPSRIIEELNKTLAFTMQRLENSGLHVGQCGLLESRQVPTVVIDCEDDKENMPNESDYEDLPSMYKDEDDEDDDEEDDEEDDDDDDTLFTSSLARKVLRKDSLAIKLSNRPSKRELEEKNILPMQTDEERLESRQQIGTRLTRRLSQRPTAEELEQRNILKRKCSARNELEELEEKRELKRRLSRKLSQRPTVEELRLAKILIRFCDYVEVADAQDYDRRADKPWTRLTAADKAAIRKELNDFKSNEMEVHESSRHLTRFHRP; via the exons ATGTTTAAGTCTGCGAGCTACCCGATGGCGGACCCTGCGCCTACAATCATGCATGGAAGCTGGTTCACCACGGGATACCGGGATAACGCGACCACCACGCCCGCGGGGGTGTTTGTGGAGAAGCCAAAGAAGAAGGGCTTTTGCCTGGTTAAAATGATGTCCCTTAACCACAAGAAGGAGACGAACAATCATcagcaccacaacaacaacatgcccttCATGATTCATTGTCACATTGGGAAGGAGATCAAGCACATATGCAGCAATTGTAGCCGCGGCAATGATACTCAGGATG CTGAGGAGGTGGAACGGTTGTCTGCCATGCGGTCCGAGTCCCTCGTCCCCGgcacccacaccccacccatCCGCCGGAGGAGCAAGTTCGCCACCATCGGGCGCCTCTTCAAACCCTGGAaatggaggaagaagaagagtgaCAAGTTCAAGCAAACCTCTGCAG CCCTGGAGAGAAAGATGTCCATGCGGCAGAGCAGAGAAGAGCTGATCAAGAGGGGCGTGCTGAAGGAGATCTTCGAGAAAG CCAGCATCGACTTCCGGCCGTCAATGGAAGGCAGTGTGTGCCCTCAGGACTCCCTGAAGCAGACCGTGATCCTGCCTCCCAAGAAGTCTGTGGCCTTCACAGGTGACGTTCAGGACACGCCGCCTAAGCCCCCGCTGTTCCACAAGCAGCCCCCGGCGCTCCCCCCGAAGCCCTTCTCCCGGCTGCCCAATCACAACACAG ACTCGTGCCACCCCTCGAAGATGTCCTGTATGGTGGGcaagctctctcctcctctgccccccaAGAAGGTGATGATCTGCATCCCTCCCGGAGGCCtggactcctcctcctcgtccatgCCCCTCACCACCTTCACCCAGAAATGCCCCCCGCAGGGCCTGTCCCAGCACCACGCCACCATGGGCTGCCAcccgcaccagcaccagcaccagcaccagcacccgcACCCGCTCTCCGGGCACCCGTACTCACACCAGCTGCAGTACGGCACCATGCCCGCCGGCCTGCATCCGCCCAGCCGCATCATCGAGGAGCTCAACAAGACGCTGGCGTTCACCATGCAGCGGCtagagaa CTCCGGACTGCACGTCGGTCAGTGCGGTCTGCTGGAAAGCCGGCAGGTCCCCACGGTGGTCATCGACTGCGAGGACGACAAGGAGAACATGCCAAACGAGTCGGACTACGAGGACCTGCCCAGCATGTACAAAGACGAGGACGACGAAGACGACGATGAAGAAGACGACGAGGAAgacgatgatgacgacgacACCCTCTTCACAA GTTCCCTGGCACGGAAGGTGCTGAGGAAAGACTCGCTGGCCATCAAGCTGAGTAACCGGCCGTCCaagagggagctggaggagaagaacatCCTGCCCATGCAGACGGACGAGGAGCGGCTCGAGTCCAGACAGCAGATTGGCACCCGGCTTACACG GAGGCTGAGTCAGAGGCCCACTgcagaggagctggagcagaGGAACATTCTTAAACGTaagtgttcag cccgCAACGagttggaggagctggaggagaagagggagcttAAGCGCAGGCTGTCGCGGAAG ctGAGCCAGAGGCCCAcggtggaggagctgaggcTGGCCAAGATCCTCATCCGCTTCTGCGACTACGTGGAGGTGGCCGACGCCCAGGACTACGACCGACGGGCCGACAAACCCTGGACACGGCTCACCGCGGCCGATAAG GCAGCCATAAGGAAAGAACTCAATGACTTCAAGAGTAATGAAATGGAGGTGCATGAATCAAGCCGCCATCTAACCAG GTTTCACAGACCGTAG
- the LOC134073792 gene encoding phosphatase and actin regulator 1-like isoform X2 translates to MFKSASYPMADPAPTIMHGSWFTTGYRDNATTTPAGVFVEKPKKKGFCLVKMMSLNHKKETNNHQHHNNNMPFMIHCHIGKEIKHICSNCSRGNDTQDAEEVERLSAMRSESLVPGTHTPPIRRRSKFATIGRLFKPWKWRKKKSDKFKQTSAALERKMSMRQSREELIKRGVLKEIFEKASIDFRPSMEGSVCPQDSLKQTVILPPKKSVAFTGDVQDTPPKPPLFHKQPPALPPKPFSRLPNHNTDSCHPSKMSCMVGKLSPPLPPKKVMICIPPGGLDSSSSSMPLTTFTQKCPPQGLSQHHATMGCHPHQHQHQHQHPHPLSGHPYSHQLQYGTMPAGLHPPSRIIEELNKTLAFTMQRLENSGLHVGQCGLLESRQVPTVVIDCEDDKENMPNESDYEDLPSMYKDEDDEDDDEEDDEEDDDDDDTLFTSSLARKVLRKDSLAIKLSNRPSKRELEEKNILPMQTDEERLESRQQIGTRLTRRLSQRPTAEELEQRNILKPRNELEELEEKRELKRRLSRKLSQRPTVEELRLAKILIRFCDYVEVADAQDYDRRADKPWTRLTAADKAAIRKELNDFKSNEMEVHESSRHLTRFHRP, encoded by the exons ATGTTTAAGTCTGCGAGCTACCCGATGGCGGACCCTGCGCCTACAATCATGCATGGAAGCTGGTTCACCACGGGATACCGGGATAACGCGACCACCACGCCCGCGGGGGTGTTTGTGGAGAAGCCAAAGAAGAAGGGCTTTTGCCTGGTTAAAATGATGTCCCTTAACCACAAGAAGGAGACGAACAATCATcagcaccacaacaacaacatgcccttCATGATTCATTGTCACATTGGGAAGGAGATCAAGCACATATGCAGCAATTGTAGCCGCGGCAATGATACTCAGGATG CTGAGGAGGTGGAACGGTTGTCTGCCATGCGGTCCGAGTCCCTCGTCCCCGgcacccacaccccacccatCCGCCGGAGGAGCAAGTTCGCCACCATCGGGCGCCTCTTCAAACCCTGGAaatggaggaagaagaagagtgaCAAGTTCAAGCAAACCTCTGCAG CCCTGGAGAGAAAGATGTCCATGCGGCAGAGCAGAGAAGAGCTGATCAAGAGGGGCGTGCTGAAGGAGATCTTCGAGAAAG CCAGCATCGACTTCCGGCCGTCAATGGAAGGCAGTGTGTGCCCTCAGGACTCCCTGAAGCAGACCGTGATCCTGCCTCCCAAGAAGTCTGTGGCCTTCACAGGTGACGTTCAGGACACGCCGCCTAAGCCCCCGCTGTTCCACAAGCAGCCCCCGGCGCTCCCCCCGAAGCCCTTCTCCCGGCTGCCCAATCACAACACAG ACTCGTGCCACCCCTCGAAGATGTCCTGTATGGTGGGcaagctctctcctcctctgccccccaAGAAGGTGATGATCTGCATCCCTCCCGGAGGCCtggactcctcctcctcgtccatgCCCCTCACCACCTTCACCCAGAAATGCCCCCCGCAGGGCCTGTCCCAGCACCACGCCACCATGGGCTGCCAcccgcaccagcaccagcaccagcaccagcacccgcACCCGCTCTCCGGGCACCCGTACTCACACCAGCTGCAGTACGGCACCATGCCCGCCGGCCTGCATCCGCCCAGCCGCATCATCGAGGAGCTCAACAAGACGCTGGCGTTCACCATGCAGCGGCtagagaa CTCCGGACTGCACGTCGGTCAGTGCGGTCTGCTGGAAAGCCGGCAGGTCCCCACGGTGGTCATCGACTGCGAGGACGACAAGGAGAACATGCCAAACGAGTCGGACTACGAGGACCTGCCCAGCATGTACAAAGACGAGGACGACGAAGACGACGATGAAGAAGACGACGAGGAAgacgatgatgacgacgacACCCTCTTCACAA GTTCCCTGGCACGGAAGGTGCTGAGGAAAGACTCGCTGGCCATCAAGCTGAGTAACCGGCCGTCCaagagggagctggaggagaagaacatCCTGCCCATGCAGACGGACGAGGAGCGGCTCGAGTCCAGACAGCAGATTGGCACCCGGCTTACACG GAGGCTGAGTCAGAGGCCCACTgcagaggagctggagcagaGGAACATTCTTAAAC cccgCAACGagttggaggagctggaggagaagagggagcttAAGCGCAGGCTGTCGCGGAAG ctGAGCCAGAGGCCCAcggtggaggagctgaggcTGGCCAAGATCCTCATCCGCTTCTGCGACTACGTGGAGGTGGCCGACGCCCAGGACTACGACCGACGGGCCGACAAACCCTGGACACGGCTCACCGCGGCCGATAAG GCAGCCATAAGGAAAGAACTCAATGACTTCAAGAGTAATGAAATGGAGGTGCATGAATCAAGCCGCCATCTAACCAG GTTTCACAGACCGTAG
- the LOC134073792 gene encoding phosphatase and actin regulator 1-like isoform X3, whose translation MAASPEDDTDRRPIRRVRSKSDTPYLAEARISFNLQTAEEVERLSAMRSESLVPGTHTPPIRRRSKFATIGRLFKPWKWRKKKSDKFKQTSAALERKMSMRQSREELIKRGVLKEIFEKASIDFRPSMEGSVCPQDSLKQTVILPPKKSVAFTGDVQDTPPKPPLFHKQPPALPPKPFSRLPNHNTDSCHPSKMSCMVGKLSPPLPPKKVMICIPPGGLDSSSSSMPLTTFTQKCPPQGLSQHHATMGCHPHQHQHQHQHPHPLSGHPYSHQLQYGTMPAGLHPPSRIIEELNKTLAFTMQRLENSGLHVGQCGLLESRQVPTVVIDCEDDKENMPNESDYEDLPSMYKDEDDEDDDEEDDEEDDDDDDTLFTSSLARKVLRKDSLAIKLSNRPSKRELEEKNILPMQTDEERLESRQQIGTRLTRRLSQRPTAEELEQRNILKRKCSARNELEELEEKRELKRRLSRKLSQRPTVEELRLAKILIRFCDYVEVADAQDYDRRADKPWTRLTAADKAAIRKELNDFKSNEMEVHESSRHLTRFHRP comes from the exons CTGAGGAGGTGGAACGGTTGTCTGCCATGCGGTCCGAGTCCCTCGTCCCCGgcacccacaccccacccatCCGCCGGAGGAGCAAGTTCGCCACCATCGGGCGCCTCTTCAAACCCTGGAaatggaggaagaagaagagtgaCAAGTTCAAGCAAACCTCTGCAG CCCTGGAGAGAAAGATGTCCATGCGGCAGAGCAGAGAAGAGCTGATCAAGAGGGGCGTGCTGAAGGAGATCTTCGAGAAAG CCAGCATCGACTTCCGGCCGTCAATGGAAGGCAGTGTGTGCCCTCAGGACTCCCTGAAGCAGACCGTGATCCTGCCTCCCAAGAAGTCTGTGGCCTTCACAGGTGACGTTCAGGACACGCCGCCTAAGCCCCCGCTGTTCCACAAGCAGCCCCCGGCGCTCCCCCCGAAGCCCTTCTCCCGGCTGCCCAATCACAACACAG ACTCGTGCCACCCCTCGAAGATGTCCTGTATGGTGGGcaagctctctcctcctctgccccccaAGAAGGTGATGATCTGCATCCCTCCCGGAGGCCtggactcctcctcctcgtccatgCCCCTCACCACCTTCACCCAGAAATGCCCCCCGCAGGGCCTGTCCCAGCACCACGCCACCATGGGCTGCCAcccgcaccagcaccagcaccagcaccagcacccgcACCCGCTCTCCGGGCACCCGTACTCACACCAGCTGCAGTACGGCACCATGCCCGCCGGCCTGCATCCGCCCAGCCGCATCATCGAGGAGCTCAACAAGACGCTGGCGTTCACCATGCAGCGGCtagagaa CTCCGGACTGCACGTCGGTCAGTGCGGTCTGCTGGAAAGCCGGCAGGTCCCCACGGTGGTCATCGACTGCGAGGACGACAAGGAGAACATGCCAAACGAGTCGGACTACGAGGACCTGCCCAGCATGTACAAAGACGAGGACGACGAAGACGACGATGAAGAAGACGACGAGGAAgacgatgatgacgacgacACCCTCTTCACAA GTTCCCTGGCACGGAAGGTGCTGAGGAAAGACTCGCTGGCCATCAAGCTGAGTAACCGGCCGTCCaagagggagctggaggagaagaacatCCTGCCCATGCAGACGGACGAGGAGCGGCTCGAGTCCAGACAGCAGATTGGCACCCGGCTTACACG GAGGCTGAGTCAGAGGCCCACTgcagaggagctggagcagaGGAACATTCTTAAACGTaagtgttcag cccgCAACGagttggaggagctggaggagaagagggagcttAAGCGCAGGCTGTCGCGGAAG ctGAGCCAGAGGCCCAcggtggaggagctgaggcTGGCCAAGATCCTCATCCGCTTCTGCGACTACGTGGAGGTGGCCGACGCCCAGGACTACGACCGACGGGCCGACAAACCCTGGACACGGCTCACCGCGGCCGATAAG GCAGCCATAAGGAAAGAACTCAATGACTTCAAGAGTAATGAAATGGAGGTGCATGAATCAAGCCGCCATCTAACCAG GTTTCACAGACCGTAG
- the LOC134073792 gene encoding phosphatase and actin regulator 1-like isoform X4 has translation MAASPEDDTDRRPIRRVRSKSDTPYLAEARISFNLQTAEEVERLSAMRSESLVPGTHTPPIRRRSKFATIGRLFKPWKWRKKKSDKFKQTSAALERKMSMRQSREELIKRGVLKEIFEKASIDFRPSMEGSVCPQDSLKQTVILPPKKSVAFTGDVQDTPPKPPLFHKQPPALPPKPFSRLPNHNTDSCHPSKMSCMVGKLSPPLPPKKVMICIPPGGLDSSSSSMPLTTFTQKCPPQGLSQHHATMGCHPHQHQHQHQHPHPLSGHPYSHQLQYGTMPAGLHPPSRIIEELNKTLAFTMQRLENSGLHVGQCGLLESRQVPTVVIDCEDDKENMPNESDYEDLPSMYKDEDDEDDDEEDDEEDDDDDDTLFTSSLARKVLRKDSLAIKLSNRPSKRELEEKNILPMQTDEERLESRQQIGTRLTRRLSQRPTAEELEQRNILKPRNELEELEEKRELKRRLSRKLSQRPTVEELRLAKILIRFCDYVEVADAQDYDRRADKPWTRLTAADKAAIRKELNDFKSNEMEVHESSRHLTRFHRP, from the exons CTGAGGAGGTGGAACGGTTGTCTGCCATGCGGTCCGAGTCCCTCGTCCCCGgcacccacaccccacccatCCGCCGGAGGAGCAAGTTCGCCACCATCGGGCGCCTCTTCAAACCCTGGAaatggaggaagaagaagagtgaCAAGTTCAAGCAAACCTCTGCAG CCCTGGAGAGAAAGATGTCCATGCGGCAGAGCAGAGAAGAGCTGATCAAGAGGGGCGTGCTGAAGGAGATCTTCGAGAAAG CCAGCATCGACTTCCGGCCGTCAATGGAAGGCAGTGTGTGCCCTCAGGACTCCCTGAAGCAGACCGTGATCCTGCCTCCCAAGAAGTCTGTGGCCTTCACAGGTGACGTTCAGGACACGCCGCCTAAGCCCCCGCTGTTCCACAAGCAGCCCCCGGCGCTCCCCCCGAAGCCCTTCTCCCGGCTGCCCAATCACAACACAG ACTCGTGCCACCCCTCGAAGATGTCCTGTATGGTGGGcaagctctctcctcctctgccccccaAGAAGGTGATGATCTGCATCCCTCCCGGAGGCCtggactcctcctcctcgtccatgCCCCTCACCACCTTCACCCAGAAATGCCCCCCGCAGGGCCTGTCCCAGCACCACGCCACCATGGGCTGCCAcccgcaccagcaccagcaccagcaccagcacccgcACCCGCTCTCCGGGCACCCGTACTCACACCAGCTGCAGTACGGCACCATGCCCGCCGGCCTGCATCCGCCCAGCCGCATCATCGAGGAGCTCAACAAGACGCTGGCGTTCACCATGCAGCGGCtagagaa CTCCGGACTGCACGTCGGTCAGTGCGGTCTGCTGGAAAGCCGGCAGGTCCCCACGGTGGTCATCGACTGCGAGGACGACAAGGAGAACATGCCAAACGAGTCGGACTACGAGGACCTGCCCAGCATGTACAAAGACGAGGACGACGAAGACGACGATGAAGAAGACGACGAGGAAgacgatgatgacgacgacACCCTCTTCACAA GTTCCCTGGCACGGAAGGTGCTGAGGAAAGACTCGCTGGCCATCAAGCTGAGTAACCGGCCGTCCaagagggagctggaggagaagaacatCCTGCCCATGCAGACGGACGAGGAGCGGCTCGAGTCCAGACAGCAGATTGGCACCCGGCTTACACG GAGGCTGAGTCAGAGGCCCACTgcagaggagctggagcagaGGAACATTCTTAAAC cccgCAACGagttggaggagctggaggagaagagggagcttAAGCGCAGGCTGTCGCGGAAG ctGAGCCAGAGGCCCAcggtggaggagctgaggcTGGCCAAGATCCTCATCCGCTTCTGCGACTACGTGGAGGTGGCCGACGCCCAGGACTACGACCGACGGGCCGACAAACCCTGGACACGGCTCACCGCGGCCGATAAG GCAGCCATAAGGAAAGAACTCAATGACTTCAAGAGTAATGAAATGGAGGTGCATGAATCAAGCCGCCATCTAACCAG GTTTCACAGACCGTAG